One window of the Anguilla rostrata isolate EN2019 chromosome 13, ASM1855537v3, whole genome shotgun sequence genome contains the following:
- the LOC135237580 gene encoding deoxyribonuclease gamma-like isoform X1, protein MKIASFNIQKFGLHKISDPTRLSILVKIVSRYDIIVILEVVDVSGNSVDRFLKELNKMNQKHPYTLKISSRLGRSRYKEQFMFLYRDGLVDLVGSYQYEDNQVGDEDAFAREPYILRFTCLNTVLKDLVLIPVHTKPDDSEKELDELYDVFLTVKEKWKTDNVMILGDFNADGGYVSNKKMKGIRIRSDKNFHWLIGDDVDTTASTGNANSYDRIVVYGDDMLNAVVPNSAQPFNFQKAFELTEEEALHVSDHYPVEVELKTRGPSGQSKGSGDQHQAQVKTNTDDEDVMELKRGNLLLEREKLNLEIQMLRLQITDLEANRK, encoded by the exons ATGAAGATCGCATCTTTTAACATCCAGAAATTTGGGCTACATAAAATATCTGACCCCACTCGTCTATCCATTCTTGTAAAG ATTGTGTCACGCTATGACATCATTGTGATTCTGGAGGTGGTGGACGTAAGTGGAAACTCAGTCGACAGGTTCTTGAAGGAGCTAAACAA GATGAACCAGAAACACCCCTACACCTTGAAAATAAGCAGCCGCTTGGGAAGGTCCAGGTACAAGGAACAGTTCATGTTTCTTTACAG GGATGGTTTGGTCGATTTAGTGGGTTCCTACCAGTATGAAGATAACCAGGTGGGAGATGAGGATGCATTTGCCCGAGAGCCATATATTCTTCGCTTCACCTGCCTGAACACAG TGCTGAAGGACTTGGTGTTGATCCCCGTGCACACCAAGCCTGATGACTCAGAGAAGGAGCTGGACGAGCTGTACGACGTCTTTCTGACCGTGAAGGAGAAGTGGAAGACTGAT AATGTTATGATCCTTGGAGACTTCAACGCAGATGGTGGCTACGTCTCCAATAAGAAAATGAAGGGAATTCGTATCCGTAGTGACAAGAATTTCCATTGGCTGATTGGAGATGACGTGGATACTACAGCAAGTACAGGGAATGCCAACAGCTATGATAG GATCGTTGTTTATGGAGATGACATGCTGAACGCTGTGGTTCCAAACTCTGCTCAACCTTTCAATTTCCAGAAAGCATTTGAACTGACAGAGGAAGAG GCTCTTCATGTGAGTGATCACTACCCTGTGGAGGTGGAGCTGAAGACCCGTGGACCTAGCGGCCAAAGTAAAG GTTCTGGAGACCAACACCAGGCCCAGGTGAAAACGAACACAGACGATGAAGACGTGATGGAACTGAAGAGAGGGAACCTTCTGTTGGAACGAGAGAAGCTTAATTTGGAGATCCAAATGTTAAGGTTGCAGATTACTGACCTTGAAGCAAATAGAAAATAA
- the LOC135237580 gene encoding deoxyribonuclease gamma-like isoform X2, with amino-acid sequence MKIASFNIQKFGLHKISDPTRLSILVKIVSRYDIIVILEVVDVSGNSVDRFLKELNKMNQKHPYTLKISSRLGRSRYKEQFMFLYRDGLVDLVGSYQYEDNQVGDEDAFAREPYILRFTCLNTVLKDLVLIPVHTKPDDSEKELDELYDVFLTVKEKWKTDNVMILGDFNADGGYVSNKKMKGIRIRSDKNFHWLIGDDVDTTASTGNANSYDRIVVYGDDMLNAVVPNSAQPFNFQKAFELTEEEALHVSDHYPVEVELKTRGPSGQSSGDQHQAQVKTNTDDEDVMELKRGNLLLEREKLNLEIQMLRLQITDLEANRK; translated from the exons ATGAAGATCGCATCTTTTAACATCCAGAAATTTGGGCTACATAAAATATCTGACCCCACTCGTCTATCCATTCTTGTAAAG ATTGTGTCACGCTATGACATCATTGTGATTCTGGAGGTGGTGGACGTAAGTGGAAACTCAGTCGACAGGTTCTTGAAGGAGCTAAACAA GATGAACCAGAAACACCCCTACACCTTGAAAATAAGCAGCCGCTTGGGAAGGTCCAGGTACAAGGAACAGTTCATGTTTCTTTACAG GGATGGTTTGGTCGATTTAGTGGGTTCCTACCAGTATGAAGATAACCAGGTGGGAGATGAGGATGCATTTGCCCGAGAGCCATATATTCTTCGCTTCACCTGCCTGAACACAG TGCTGAAGGACTTGGTGTTGATCCCCGTGCACACCAAGCCTGATGACTCAGAGAAGGAGCTGGACGAGCTGTACGACGTCTTTCTGACCGTGAAGGAGAAGTGGAAGACTGAT AATGTTATGATCCTTGGAGACTTCAACGCAGATGGTGGCTACGTCTCCAATAAGAAAATGAAGGGAATTCGTATCCGTAGTGACAAGAATTTCCATTGGCTGATTGGAGATGACGTGGATACTACAGCAAGTACAGGGAATGCCAACAGCTATGATAG GATCGTTGTTTATGGAGATGACATGCTGAACGCTGTGGTTCCAAACTCTGCTCAACCTTTCAATTTCCAGAAAGCATTTGAACTGACAGAGGAAGAG GCTCTTCATGTGAGTGATCACTACCCTGTGGAGGTGGAGCTGAAGACCCGTGGACCTAGCGGCCAAA GTTCTGGAGACCAACACCAGGCCCAGGTGAAAACGAACACAGACGATGAAGACGTGATGGAACTGAAGAGAGGGAACCTTCTGTTGGAACGAGAGAAGCTTAATTTGGAGATCCAAATGTTAAGGTTGCAGATTACTGACCTTGAAGCAAATAGAAAATAA
- the tma7 gene encoding translation machinery-associated protein 7: protein MSGRDGGKKKPLKQPKKQSKDMDDDEVAFKQKQKEEQKQLEAMKAKAAGKGPLTGGGIKKSGKK from the exons ATGTCTGGAAGAGACG GTGGGAAGAAGAAACCTTTAAAACAACCTAAGAAGCAGTCAAAGGATATGGACGAT GATGAGGTAGCcttcaaacagaaacagaaggaaGAACAGAAACAGTTGGAGGCAATGAAGGCGAAGGCTGCTGGGAAAGGTCCCCTAA CTGGTGGAGGAATCAAGAAGTCTGGGAAAAAGTGA
- the ccdc51 gene encoding mitochondrial potassium channel, with product MRYRGGLILSRSYGTSSYLGRFPGKVKGEIFASRGYCSPHQSPKDETTKTGAAQHRAVAALQNFTELGRQWGQNLARTASATGNYWWVKYEEFVGLKEVRDAQMNVTEAEKAFMVARGMVREAHVGVEALQGRLKEVRDRLDRVSREEAHYLELATLEHKLLQEERRLRTAYENAEGAERERFSLFSAAVRESHEKERTRAERTKNWSVIGSVLGALIGVMGSTYVNRVRLLELRGLLLEAQKGPVSLQEAIRVQAGMHKAQQEELRGLIDSLSGVLRDKRTEEEDRTAPGPALAPSPTPTPTPTPQSPSSSAFESALKVLLLSTQKAQTLMEGLQPQLRHLEESVGKMESELQAVRASIETHYGADKVVVSAPDTPVLVCETEDVMHGLAQTEKRLGNQINKTTLYNTVLTYTAFAVTVPLLYIIFRGS from the exons ATGAGATACAGGGGTGGTTTGATCTTATCACGGAGCTATGGCACAAGCTCTTACCTTGGTCGGTTCCCTGGCAAGGTTAAAGGGGAAATATTTGCCAGTAGAGGATACTGCAGTCCCCACCAAAGCCCAAAAGATGAAACCACTAAAACGGGGGCTGCTCAACATCGCGCAGTGGCAGCCCTGCAGAACTTCACAGAACTGGGACGGCAGTGGGGGCAGAACTTAGCGCGGACCGCCTCGGCCACGGGTAACTACTGGTGGGTAAAGTACGAAGAGTTTGTGGGCCTAAAAGAAGTGAGGGACGCCCAAATGAATGTAACAGAG GCGGAGAAGGCCTTCATGGTGGCGAGAGGGATGGTGCGCGAGGCCCATGTGGGTGTGGAGGCTCTGCAGGGGAGGCTGAAGGAGGTGCGAGACCGGCTGGACAGGGTGTCCCGCGAGGAGGCTCACTACCTGGAGCTGGCTACCCTGGAGCACaagctgctgcag GAGGAGCGGCGCCTGCGGACAGCCTATGAGAacgcggagggggcggagcgggAGAGGTTCTCCCTGTTCTCGGCCGCGGTGCGGGAGAGCCACGAGAAGGAGAGAACCCGGGCGGAGCGCACTAAGAACTGGTCCGTCATCGGCTCCGTGCTGGGCGCCCTGATCGGCGTCATGGGCTCCACCTACGTGAACAGGGTCCGGCTCCTGGAGCTGAGGGGCCTGCTGCTGGAGGCCCAGAAGGGGCCTGTGAGCCTGCAGGAGGCCATACGGGTGCAAGCAGGCATGCACAaggcccagcaggaggagctcaGGGGCCTTATCGACTCCCTGAGCGGGGTTCTGCGGGATAagaggacggaggaggaggacaggacagctccaggccccgccctcgccccaagccccacccccacccccacccccaccccacagagcCCCTCCTCCAGTGCCTTTGAGTCCGCCCTAAAGGTGCTGCTGCTCTCCACCCAGAAGGCTCAAACTCTGATGGAGGGGCTCCAGCCACAGCTGAGACACCTGGAGGAGAGCGTGGGCAAAATGGAGTCCGAGCTCCAGGCCGTCAGGGCGTCGATAGAGACCCACTATGGTGCTGATAAGGTAGTTGTCAGTGCCCCGGACACACCGGTGTTGGTGTGCGAGACCGAGGACGTCATGCACGGGCTGGCCCAGACTGAGAAGAGGCTTGGGAACCAGATTAATAAAACCACCTTATACAACACAGTTCTGACATACACTGCTTTTGCTGTTACGGTACCTCTATTGTACATAATTTTCAGAGGCAGTTGA